One Flavobacteriales bacterium genomic window, GGAACCATCGAACGGGTCAAAGAGACTCGCCCCGGAGGATACTTGGTCAAACCCTTTGACGAACATGACCTATTGACAAGTATGGAGATGGCGCTCAACAATCATCTGCTGTTACACCCGCGATCAGCTACATTGACCTTGGAGAATACCAATCGGCATCTGGTGGATCCATTGAGCGAGCGGGAATTCGAGATATTACTATCCATGAAGAGTGGGAAGTCCAATGCGGAATTGGCAGAAGCTCATTTCTTGAGCATCAATACCATCAAGACGCACTTACAGAATATCTACTCCAAGCTGAATGCGCGTAATCGCACAGAGGCCATGTTCAAGGTCAATGAGATCTTGAATCATTCTTGAAGATGTCAGCACATCTTCTTTACGATCAATTCATATGAACAGTGCTCCTTCGTGTCACCGACCACTATTCTTCTTTCTCGATAGATCAAAAGGTCCAGCTGATACCTAGACTCGGTAGGATAGGTAGCTGATAGACGAATTCGAAGGAATCACGGGCGATGTAGAAGATATTCTCCCGGTTGTAGATGTTGGTCACTC contains:
- a CDS encoding response regulator transcription factor, giving the protein MKKVEILIVEDEPLVAEDIAGHLEMLDFGIAGIVHSGEEAVDYLKSNDPDAALLDITLAGEMDGIEVAQFINEHNNIPFVFLTSHADRGTIERVKETRPGGYLVKPFDEHDLLTSMEMALNNHLLLHPRSATLTLENTNRHLVDPLSEREFEILLSMKSGKSNAELAEAHFLSINTIKTHLQNIYSKLNARNRTEAMFKVNEILNHS